ACAAATCCGCGATCAACGAAGTCGTGACGCGCGAGTGCACCATTCACTTGGCCAAGCGTGTCCACAACATCGGCTTCAAGAAGCGCGCACCCCGCGCCATCAAGGAGATCCGCAAGTTCGCCGAGCGGGAGATGGGCACCACCGATGTGAGGATCGACACCCGTCTGAACAAGCACATCTGGTCCAAGGGTATCAGGTGCGTAGTCCTTAATTTCCTCCGATTTAGCATCCTTTCTAATCCGCCGCTAATCCATCCACCCTTCCAGGTCCACTCCATTCCGCATTCGCGTGCGCCTGGCGCGTCGCCGCAACGACGATGAGGACTCCCCCAACAAGCTGTACACTTACGTGACCTATGTGCCGGTGTCCACGTTCAAGAACTTGCAGACCGAGAATGTCGAGTCCAGCGACGACTAAGCAACGTAATTGACGGCCAAGAAAACACGGttaataaaaagtaatttttatttagaaaaaacaaacaaaacaagtgACTTAAAGTGTAGTAAACTGTGGCTGCAGCAAGTAGACCGAC
The sequence above is drawn from the Drosophila melanogaster chromosome 2R genome and encodes:
- the RpL31 gene encoding ribosomal protein L31, isoform C, producing MTKTKGEKINKSAINEVVTRECTIHLAKRVHNIGFKKRAPRAIKEIRKFAEREMGTTDVRIDTRLNKHIWSKGIRSTPFRIRVRLARRRNDDEDSPNKLYTYVTYVPVSTFKNLQTENVESSDD